AATGTTTGTATGTGACTTTTAAATGCCAGAATTGTTTAAACCACGGAGCACGCCCTCCATCCTTAGTGAGACAAGGGCAATCCAAGGTGACAAGCGGCCCCTCCTCTGATTTACGCTTCCATATTCTGCTATAAAGAGCTGTCTAAAGCGCAGCTTCGTCCCAAGCACTCCTCCGTTGCTCACTGTCTAGCCCTACCGGTTCTCAGTGGCCTCCCTGCAAAGCCTCCATGCCCCCCTCTCCAGTCTTCTTACCACCTTGTGCTCTAGACGCACATGGCCCCAGACAGCTCCACTTTATGACACCTCTCGGCTTTTGTCCATGTTCTCCTTGTACTGAGAGAGCCTTCTTCCACGTACCCCAGTCCACCCAGGTCTAGAGAAACTCATCTCTCTCAAGACTCATTTCAAAGGCAATTTCAACTCTAAAGCTTTTCCTGGCCTTTCTGTAAAGAACTGACCTCTCTCTCTTTTGCCCACCATCCCCTCTAACGTGCACACTCACACTTGACCATTTATATGTTTAACTAATTTCCCATCCAGACTCAGAGCGCTTTGATGGCAGAGATGGGGCTCATTTATATCCTAGCACTTATAAGACTAGTTGATAGCAAGTTTTCAATAAGCTTATTTTATGAATTGAGCTTAACTGGATGTACTGAATGACTCTCCGTAAATTAAGCTCCCTCTCctgctctccctctctctcagcacacacatatacacacaaagaagaagggaagagaaggctAAGAAGGGGCCAGAGGGGGCACCTCTTGTGAAAGTGCCATGATCAGTCAGGCTGTCTGACCTTACTTACCATGGATGTTCTTCGCCCGGGGGCTGAAGGCAGAAGTGAGGGGCTGTTTTCCCGGTGTGGGAAGCCCTGGCAAGAGCTACTTGGAGAACTGGAGCTTCCCGAGTCCCCGCACAGCTGTCCCTTTTCAGAAAACAGTCTGGACAGGAAGCTGGCCTTGCGACTGCCGGGGTAAGATCTGTCTCTTGCCTCTTGGACCCTGCTGTCTCTCCTGCTGCCTTCGCTGTGTCTGCAGTGACTGTGCAAGTCTGCAAGAGGCTCCCCTGAGGGCTGTCGGTCCTGGGACTGCTCCCAGGGTCCTGTTGTATGTGATGGGCAATGCCTAGGAGCCATCCTTGTACCTAGCCAGGAGTGAGGCCTTATGGTCTGCAAGCCAAATGAAGAATGGCCTGGCTGCTGTCCTGGGTGCTGAATTCTAGCGCCGTCGTCCCAGGGACACGGGCTGTGGACGTGGAGCTGTCCGTTGTGCTGATTTTTCTCAGCCCAGTCTTTTTTACTATAGCAAGGGTCTACGTCAAGTTGCCTGGGCTGCGGGATATGCCACGTCGTTTTAGAATTAGGCACACTGACTCGGATCACTTGCTGTTGATTGTTGGCTTGAAGTAGGGAGATTTTCTCAGGGAAGGGAGAGCAAGTCATACACTGCTGGGtcactgaatattttttcaaatggaaTGGAGGTCTCCTTTTATCCTCAATGCCCTCACTGCTGGATTTGTCATAAAGTGCCCTCATGATTTTCCTGATGCCCAGATGAAATATTTCCAGTATGTTGAGAAACAAAGAGATGGCTGCAATGCTGTGCATAAAGAGCATGAAAATGGTCTTCTCTGTGGGCCTGGACACAAAGCAATCCACTGCATTGGGGCAAGGAGGTTGAGTGCATTTGTAAAGAGGGTGCATTTGAAACCCATAGAGAATATATTGGCCTACCATGAACCCTACTTCCAGCAGAGATCTGGTCAAGACGTGTAAGATGTAAGTACGAAGCAGACATCCTTTCAGCGGGACTTTTTGGATCCTCTTCTGCTCCTCtaatttcctcagttctctaTCCATCCTTTGCTGATCCTCCAATTCAAGCTCTGGATTCTCCATCTGGGCTCTAAGCTGTgacttcttcctctgcctttccttttcAAAGGCCCTGAGTCTATACAGTGCATGGCCCATATATACTAGAGAGGGAGAAGACACAAAAATGATCTGTAAAACCCAGAACCTGATCAAGGAGATAGGGAATGCATCATCATAACAGACAGTGTTGCAACCTGGCTGCTGGGTGTTGCAGGCAAATGCTGACTGTTCGTCATCCCAGACATCTTCAGCAGCCACACCAAGTATCAGCATTCGGAAAATGAAGAGGATGGTCAGCCAGATTTTCCCCACCATGGTTGAGTGGGAGTGAACTTCCTCTAAGATGCCACCCAATAAATTCCAATCCCCCATGGTAAGAGACTAATGTCTGAAACATACAGAAAACACTAAGATTAATAGAATCCATGggtataatatataaaaacatggTCAATACAGCAGGCCCTCTCTTCATGTCAATAAAACTATGAAGGACTTTCCAGCCCTAATACTTATGGTTCATGCTTGCTGAAATATTTCTAAGGGATAGGTTTTGGAAAAAATACTAAAGACCCTCCCCAGTCCAACTCAATTCCTTCCTATCCTCTTCTCTCCTACACAAAGTTGATTGTCATTCTAGCATACTCATTGGCCATCATATTTGTACAATACATTCTATTCCataattttgctcatttttctaacATATGAAATGCCATATTTACCATACACCTTACATGATCTTAAATAAGTCTCAACTTCTTTAGGAAGTCTTCCCAGCCATCTCAAGTCAGAGTGAGTTTCCCATTTCTGAATTCATACACTAGTGCTTGTATTACTCATTTGGTACCATGCCTACATGAGCTTTGTGATAGTTGTCTTATGCTCTCTTTTCTGAAAAGGTACTCTTTATAGACAGAGATGCTTTCTATTTCATCTTGATCTTGACATATGAAGGCATCAGTAAACAATAGTGAACtgaattgtcttttctttttaaaaactcagctcCTTGACTCTATCACTGGAAAAAATCATCAACAGAAAAAACAAGTAGATCCTCATTATATATTATCAATGGCTCCTACTGCAAGACTGAAAGTACAAGCAGAGAGAATAGAACTCAGCCAGATAAACCCTCCGGATCTGGCCCAGGGTAGCAGTAAAGATTCAGCAGGCTCAGAAGCAGTACCAGCAATGACATATGATCAGATCCACAAAGCCACATCTGGAACAGATTTTCACGGAAGCTCTGCTTACTTAGAAGAAAAGTGAATATAAACTGCTTCGCTAGCAAGCTTGGGAGCTGCAGAAGAATCAAAGCATAGACCATGAATGGGTCATTGGGTTCACCTTGAAAAAAACATGTTTCTCAAGGATCAATGAGGTTAAAATACTTGAGGGTTTATAGGCTTCTAATGTGGATGACTTCCAGAtatgaaagaaacaggaaaaacaggTAAGTGTTGTTAAGTTAAACAGATAATGAAACAATTCTCTCCTTccacaattcatttattcaatactgTGTACTAAAATTTATCATATAGACACAGTGCTAGATACCAAGGAATTCAACAATGAACAATACATACTTCATTCAGACTTCACAGTACTTAGTCACCAGGAATTCCCAGTAACATAAAatggacagtgaaaaagttatGAATATCAAATCaaaaatatagaaggaaaaaaaaacacagaattattatattttctctacTTATCTCCAAACACAAAAGTAAATCCCATATGGAATAAAgtattaaatgtaaaaaaactAAAGTATTGAAGTAAAATGTAAGAGAATGTTCTATAATCTTGAAGTAGAAGGAGGCTTTTTAAATACATCAATGCCAGAAATTATAACTAGggaaaaaattagattttaccCAACAAAACTGAATAGCAAAAGTGGAGATGTCCAGAAGGTATTTGGGTctagagaataaaaacaaaatatgcaaACTACAGATAAATAAGCAATTGTAAATAATCATTGAATAGGTTGAGATCACCtagggacaaaaagaaaaagtaagccAATGGCAGAACTCTGAGAAACAGCATGGGGAAAAGTCTACAAATCAAAATGAGAATGGCCAATGAGAAAGAGGGGGAAAACCAAAAGGGTGAAGGCACTGAAACCAAAGCAGGACAGAGTTTCAAGGAGAGAATAGTTGACAACGTCGAATACCactatttaaataaatcaatttaatgGTGGGATAGATCATGCTCAGGGATTAGAAAACTAAACATttataaagatgtcaattcttcccaaattcattcatctgtagctcactgaataaaataaaatcctctaaacacatacatatatacacatatgtatatgagatgtatatatatatatgtgactaTGTAAGTGTGGAGAGAAGACGCCAAAGGCACACATGAGGAAGTTCATGTCGGCTACTGGAGGTCTGCAGGAGAAcatgagggcagaagaagagctTGAAGgcagagccaaaaatataaaGGAGAGAGAGACGCTTCTAAGGAAGCATGGCTGATTCTCACCCAGTACACACATTTATGTACATGCATAcctgtatgtacatacatatgcataaacatcttttaagataaaattttaaaagcagtagGTACCTGTCAGAATCTAGAAGAGGTATTAATGAGTCTTTTCTATTTTACTCCATACACTTGTTCAAAATTCGGAAATTAAAAATGTAGTCATATCTACCACTTGcaaataaaatttagattataAAATTTTGGACTATTTCTCATTAACTGAAACAATAATTTACTAAGCTCTATCCTCTCTTAAAGAGTTTCAGTCCTTTCCCATAATTATTCCTTTAATATTGTCTGGCcattattctttattaaaaactaACTCCtttagtacttaaaaaaaaaactaaagcttctattttatataaaaacctgaaagtgaaaaagctaactCATTTTATTAACTTATTCTCTATTTAGAAATCCTAAACTATTTAATGTTCTTTTTGCCACTCTTTAAAAACatagaa
This is a stretch of genomic DNA from Odocoileus virginianus isolate 20LAN1187 ecotype Illinois chromosome 19, Ovbor_1.2, whole genome shotgun sequence. It encodes these proteins:
- the GJA10 gene encoding gap junction alpha-10 protein; translation: MGDWNLLGGILEEVHSHSTMVGKIWLTILFIFRMLILGVAAEDVWDDEQSAFACNTQQPVYMGHALYRLRAFEKERQRKKSQLRAQMENPELELEDQQRMDRELRKLEEQKRIQKVPLKGCLLRTYILHVLTRSLLEVGFMVGQYILYGFQMHPLYKCTQPPCPNAVDCFVSRPTEKTIFMLFMHSIAAISLFLNILEIFHLGIRKIMRALYDKSSSEGIEDKRRPPFHLKKYSVTQQCMTCSPFPEKISLLQANNQQQVIRVSVPNSKTTWHIPQPRQLDVDPCYSKKDWAEKNQHNGQLHVHSPCPWDDGARIQHPGQQPGHSSFGLQTIRPHSWLGTRMAPRHCPSHTTGPWEQSQDRQPSGEPLADLHSHCRHSEGSRRDSRVQEARDRSYPGSRKASFLSRLFSEKGQLCGDSGSSSSPSSSCQGFPHRENSPSLLPSAPGRRTSMNMLLELSSIMKK